TCGTCGTTCATATCCGGATCAAGGGAAGTACCGATAACCACAGTTGCGTTATCCGATGCAAACGCACGGATAGTATTACCTACGGTCTCGAACTCATCCAGACGCAGGTCGAAGCCCGCCGTGATGTTAACCAGCACACCACGCGCACCAGACAGATCGATATCTTCCAGCAGCGGGCTGGAAATGGCCATTTCGGCCGCTTCTTCCGCGCGATCTTCGCCGCTGGCAACGCCAGAGCCCATCATCGCGTAGCCCATTTCGGACATCACGGTGCGCACGTCAGCAAAGTCGACGTTCATCAGACCCGGACGGGTAATCAGTTCTGCAATACCCTGCACTGCGCCTTTCAGCACATCGTTCGCCGCGCCAAATGCATCCAGCAGCGAAATACCACGACCCAGCACTTTCAGCAGCTTGTCATTAGGGATGGTGATCAGCGAGTCCACATGCTTGGACAGCTCCGTGATCCCCTGCTCCGCAAATGCCATACGCTTCTTACCTTCAAAATTGAAAGGCTTAGTCACGACAGCAACGGTCAGGATACCCAGATCTTTTGCAACTTCAGCCACTACAGGTGCCGCACCGGTACCGGTACCGCCGCCCATACCCGCTGCGATAAAGACCATGTCAGCGCCTTCCAGCGCAGCGCGCAGCGCTTCACGATCCTCTTCCGCCGCGTTACGGCCAACTTCAGGGTTTGCTCCAGCGCCCAGACCTTTGG
This genomic interval from Kosakonia sacchari SP1 contains the following:
- the ftsZ gene encoding cell division protein FtsZ yields the protein MFEPMELTNDAVIKVIGVGGGGGNAVEHMVRERIEGVEFFAVNTDAQALRKTAVGQTIQIGGGITKGLGAGANPEVGRNAAEEDREALRAALEGADMVFIAAGMGGGTGTGAAPVVAEVAKDLGILTVAVVTKPFNFEGKKRMAFAEQGITELSKHVDSLITIPNDKLLKVLGRGISLLDAFGAANDVLKGAVQGIAELITRPGLMNVDFADVRTVMSEMGYAMMGSGVASGEDRAEEAAEMAISSPLLEDIDLSGARGVLVNITAGFDLRLDEFETVGNTIRAFASDNATVVIGTSLDPDMNDELRVTVVATGIGMDKRPEITLVTNKQAQQPVMDRYQQHGMQPMQQEQKPAKVVNDNTPQTTKEPDYLDIPAFLRKQAD